One genomic window of Acidovorax radicis includes the following:
- the zwf gene encoding glucose-6-phosphate dehydrogenase, with translation MSFDLVLFGGTGDLAWRKLMPALFQAFRHGTLPQGGRIIAVARDDLSDEQYRSLIQSRFDSVELAKRPTPDEFERFGALLHYLRMDLSQTQDYARLADMLRERGAESVVMYVATAPSLFTNVCEQIAAVGLNGPTTRVVLEKPLGHDLASNQAINDTLRRVLKEEQVFRIDHYLGKPSVQNLFALRFGNALFEPLWRRENIANIQITIAEELGVETRGAFYDQTGALRDMVQNHALQLLCAIGMEPPISSSANAIRDEKLKVLQSLKPWTPETIGQHVIRGQYAAGNHQGQPVPGYAQEKGVAPHSTTETFVALRTEISNWRWAGVPFYIRTGKRLAGRDAHIVVNFRPVPHPIFKTPAGAANRLVINLQPKDGLELHLMAQGAAQHQAEPALSQVHLNLDFDQRFGAERVGAYERLLLDVIAGRLNLFVRSDEQEEAWRWVEPILQHWKDDAAGPRLYPAGTWGPRAASAMIARDGHCWSEEM, from the coding sequence ATGAGTTTTGACCTCGTCCTGTTTGGCGGCACTGGTGACCTGGCGTGGCGCAAACTCATGCCCGCATTGTTTCAGGCGTTCCGCCATGGCACGCTCCCGCAAGGCGGTCGCATCATTGCCGTGGCCCGCGATGATCTGAGCGACGAACAATACCGCAGCCTCATCCAGTCTCGGTTTGACAGTGTGGAACTGGCCAAGCGCCCCACCCCGGACGAGTTCGAGCGTTTTGGCGCACTGCTGCATTACCTGCGCATGGACCTGTCGCAAACACAGGACTACGCGCGCCTGGCCGACATGCTGCGCGAGCGTGGCGCCGAATCGGTGGTGATGTATGTCGCCACCGCACCCAGCCTGTTCACCAATGTGTGTGAACAAATCGCCGCAGTGGGTCTGAACGGCCCCACCACGCGCGTGGTGCTGGAGAAACCCCTGGGCCACGACCTCGCATCGAACCAGGCCATCAATGACACCCTGCGCCGTGTGCTCAAGGAAGAACAGGTCTTTCGCATCGACCACTACCTGGGCAAGCCATCGGTGCAGAACCTGTTTGCATTGCGCTTTGGCAACGCCTTGTTCGAACCCCTGTGGCGGCGCGAGAACATCGCCAACATCCAGATCACCATTGCCGAAGAGCTGGGCGTGGAGACACGCGGCGCCTTCTACGACCAGACCGGTGCGCTGCGCGACATGGTGCAGAACCACGCACTGCAGTTGTTGTGTGCCATTGGCATGGAGCCACCGATCAGCTCCAGCGCCAACGCCATCCGCGACGAAAAGCTCAAGGTGCTGCAGTCGCTCAAGCCCTGGACGCCGGAGACCATCGGCCAGCATGTGATTCGCGGGCAATACGCCGCAGGCAACCACCAGGGCCAGCCGGTGCCCGGCTACGCGCAGGAAAAAGGGGTGGCCCCACACAGCACCACCGAAACCTTTGTGGCGCTGCGCACCGAGATTTCCAACTGGCGCTGGGCGGGCGTGCCGTTCTATATCCGCACCGGCAAACGGCTGGCGGGGCGCGACGCGCACATCGTCGTCAACTTCCGGCCCGTGCCCCACCCCATCTTCAAGACGCCAGCAGGCGCAGCCAACCGGTTGGTGATCAACCTGCAGCCCAAGGACGGGCTGGAGCTGCACCTGATGGCCCAGGGCGCCGCCCAGCACCAGGCCGAACCGGCCCTGTCGCAAGTGCATTTGAACCTGGACTTCGACCAGCGCTTTGGCGCCGAACGCGTGGGCGCCTACGAGCGTCTGCTGCTGGATGTGATTGCCGGCCGCCTGAACCTGTTTGTGCGCAGCGACGAGCAGGAAGAAGCCTGGCGCTGGGTCGAGCCCATTCTTCAACATTGGAA
- the pgi gene encoding glucose-6-phosphate isomerase, translated as MPTRCDQTDPWPLLQAHFTARGRTLDIRDAFAEDADRFAHFCQAAPHVFADLSKNLWDRETETLLLDLARACGLAQHRDAMFAGQAINATEHRAVLHTLLRRPAGLVLPGDVAETPQRLADVHTTLDAMLVYADAVRADDTITDVVNIGIGGSDLGPHMAVLALEASRMPTKRLHFVSNVDGHELHTVLKTLRPESTLFLVASKTFTTTETMTNARSALAWFAAGGGHNVGRHFVALTTNVDAAQALGITTTFGFWDWVGGRYSLWSAIGLPLAISIGSAGFRDLLAGAHAMDEHFRTAPLAQNLPVRLGLLDVWYRNFHGFTTRCIAPYHAALRRLPAYLQQLEMESNGKRVALDGQPLAVATSPVLWGEPGTNGQHAFFQMLHQGTDVIPLEVIAVRQPTHPLPGHHHKLLANALAQAQALMEGQRSDDGHRHFPGNRPSTFLLLESLTPASLGALIALQEHRVFVSGCLWGINSFDQWGVELGKVLARNLEERLESGDVAGLDASTAGLLARLRSM; from the coding sequence ATGCCTACCCGTTGCGACCAGACTGATCCTTGGCCTCTTTTGCAGGCCCATTTCACCGCCCGGGGGCGCACCCTGGACATACGCGATGCCTTTGCCGAAGACGCTGACCGTTTCGCCCATTTTTGCCAGGCGGCACCCCACGTGTTTGCGGATCTTTCCAAAAACCTGTGGGATCGTGAGACCGAAACGTTGTTGCTTGATCTGGCGCGTGCCTGTGGTCTGGCGCAGCACCGCGATGCGATGTTTGCAGGGCAGGCCATCAACGCCACCGAACACCGTGCCGTGCTGCACACCTTGCTACGCCGCCCGGCCGGGTTGGTGCTGCCCGGTGATGTGGCAGAGACGCCGCAGCGTCTGGCCGATGTGCACACCACCCTCGATGCCATGCTGGTGTATGCCGACGCCGTGCGGGCGGACGACACCATCACCGATGTGGTGAACATCGGCATCGGTGGTTCAGACCTGGGGCCCCACATGGCCGTGCTGGCGCTGGAGGCATCTCGCATGCCCACCAAGCGGCTGCATTTTGTGTCGAATGTGGATGGCCATGAGCTGCATACGGTGCTCAAGACGCTGCGGCCCGAAAGCACCTTGTTCCTTGTCGCATCCAAGACTTTCACCACCACGGAAACCATGACCAACGCCCGCTCGGCACTGGCCTGGTTTGCCGCAGGAGGGGGGCACAACGTGGGGCGCCATTTTGTGGCGCTCACCACGAATGTCGACGCAGCGCAGGCGCTGGGCATCACCACCACCTTTGGTTTTTGGGACTGGGTCGGCGGGCGGTATTCGCTGTGGTCGGCCATTGGCCTGCCCTTGGCGATCTCGATTGGTTCCGCCGGTTTCAGGGATCTGCTGGCCGGCGCGCATGCGATGGACGAACACTTTCGCACGGCGCCCCTCGCGCAGAACCTGCCGGTACGCCTGGGCTTGCTCGATGTCTGGTACCGCAACTTTCACGGCTTCACCACCCGCTGCATCGCGCCCTACCATGCGGCGCTGCGGCGGCTGCCTGCCTACCTGCAGCAGTTGGAGATGGAGAGCAATGGCAAGCGGGTTGCGCTCGATGGCCAACCTCTGGCCGTCGCCACATCGCCCGTGTTGTGGGGTGAGCCTGGCACGAATGGCCAGCATGCGTTTTTCCAGATGCTGCACCAGGGCACGGACGTGATTCCGCTGGAGGTGATTGCGGTGCGCCAGCCCACGCACCCGCTGCCGGGGCACCACCACAAGCTGCTGGCGAATGCGCTGGCGCAGGCGCAGGCACTGATGGAGGGTCAACGCAGCGACGACGGCCACCGGCACTTTCCGGGCAACCGGCCCAGCACCTTTTTGCTGCTTGAATCCCTCACGCCCGCATCGCTGGGGGCGCTGATTGCATTGCAGGAGCACCGCGTGTTCGTGAGTGGCTGCCTGTGGGGCATCAACAGCTTTGACCAGTGGGGTGTGGAGCTGGGCAAGGTGCTGGCCAGGAATCTGGAGGAGCGGCTGGAGTCGGGCGACGTGGCGGGGCTCGATGCCTCCACAGCGGGCCTGCTGGCGCGACTGCGCAGCATGTGA
- a CDS encoding AGE family epimerase/isomerase codes for MTASQPDFRSPDFLRGHIRQTMAFYDPVATDPSGGMYHFFLDDGTVYDERTRHLVSATRFVVTHALLWQVTGEAPYRERMAHAVRFLRTAFLDPATGGYAWLIDWHQGRATVLDATRHCYGMAFVMLAYARAHEAGLPEARQWLAEAFDTAERHFWQPAAGLYADEATPAWVLSGYRGQNANMHACEALMAAFRATGEQRYLQRAEQLAHGVCQKQAALTQGRVGWIWEHFRSDWSLDWDYNRHDRTNIFRPWGFQIGHQTEWAKLLLQLDALAPADWHAPCARFLFDEALTVGWDAKHGGIYYGMAPDGSICDDGKYHWVQAESMAAAALLALHTGESRYGDWYDRIWAYCWQHFVDHEHGAWFRILDGRNLNHTREKSNAGKVDYHNMGACFDVLAALQWRGAGF; via the coding sequence ATGACAGCATCGCAGCCTGATTTCCGGTCGCCCGATTTCTTGCGTGGCCATATCCGCCAGACCATGGCGTTCTACGACCCCGTCGCCACCGATCCCTCGGGGGGCATGTACCACTTCTTTCTGGACGATGGCACTGTCTATGACGAACGCACGCGCCACCTGGTCAGCGCGACACGGTTTGTGGTGACCCATGCGCTGCTGTGGCAAGTGACCGGCGAAGCGCCCTACCGCGAGCGCATGGCGCATGCCGTCCGATTCTTGCGCACCGCATTTCTCGACCCCGCCACCGGTGGCTATGCGTGGTTGATCGACTGGCACCAGGGGCGTGCGACGGTGCTGGACGCCACGCGGCATTGCTACGGCATGGCGTTTGTCATGCTGGCGTATGCGCGTGCGCACGAAGCCGGTTTGCCCGAAGCGCGGCAATGGCTGGCCGAAGCGTTCGACACCGCGGAGCGCCATTTCTGGCAGCCAGCCGCAGGCCTGTATGCCGACGAGGCAACGCCCGCGTGGGTGCTGTCAGGCTACCGGGGGCAGAACGCCAACATGCATGCCTGTGAAGCCCTGATGGCCGCGTTTCGCGCCACGGGCGAGCAGCGCTACCTGCAGCGCGCCGAGCAGTTGGCCCACGGCGTTTGCCAGAAGCAGGCGGCGCTCACCCAGGGCCGGGTGGGGTGGATCTGGGAGCACTTTCGCAGCGATTGGTCGCTTGACTGGGACTACAACCGCCACGACCGGACCAACATCTTTCGGCCCTGGGGGTTTCAGATCGGCCACCAGACCGAGTGGGCCAAGCTGCTGCTGCAACTCGATGCGCTGGCCCCCGCCGACTGGCATGCACCGTGTGCGCGATTCCTGTTTGATGAGGCGTTGACCGTTGGGTGGGATGCCAAGCACGGCGGCATTTACTACGGCATGGCGCCCGATGGCAGCATCTGCGACGACGGCAAATACCACTGGGTGCAGGCCGAGAGCATGGCAGCGGCTGCCTTGCTGGCACTGCATACTGGCGAGTCGCGTTATGGGGACTGGTATGACCGCATCTGGGCGTATTGCTGGCAGCACTTCGTGGACCACGAGCACGGTGCTTGGTTCCGCATCCTGGATGGCCGCAACCTCAACCACACCCGCGAAAAGAGCAACGCGGGCAAGGTCGACTACCACAACATGGGGGCATGCTTTGATGTGTTGGCGGCCCTGCAATGGCGTGGGGCCGGGTTTTGA
- a CDS encoding SMP-30/gluconolactonase/LRE family protein produces MTFQPLPLPPSELGESPFWHPLEKRLYWCDIQGFRVHAWDPATGLHLQWPTPSEPACCAPVAGGGLVIGLRDGFYFLNTTTGALQCLALLPVAWHDPHRLRLNDGRCDSQGRFWAGSVVTPRTHPDAALWRLEALAHGGYAVECMAGDNFTANGLAFSPDDRFMYWSNTPEHRIDQFAFNAQTGTITHRQPWVQFERKVDGKPYGGRPDGAAVDVQGNYWVAMYEGACVLQLSPSGSVLQRMTTPVECPTMVCFGGDDLCTLYVTSARSGRPQAELEAPTPAGSLFSARVEVAGLPVNFFPMGVA; encoded by the coding sequence ATGACCTTCCAGCCATTGCCGCTACCGCCCTCCGAGTTGGGCGAATCGCCCTTCTGGCACCCTCTCGAAAAGCGCCTTTACTGGTGTGATATACAGGGCTTCAGGGTCCATGCCTGGGATCCCGCCACCGGGCTTCACCTGCAGTGGCCTACCCCCAGCGAGCCCGCCTGTTGCGCCCCTGTTGCGGGCGGCGGGCTTGTAATCGGGTTACGTGATGGTTTCTATTTTCTCAACACCACCACGGGCGCGCTGCAATGCCTGGCGTTGCTGCCAGTAGCATGGCATGACCCCCACAGACTGCGTCTGAATGACGGCCGCTGCGACAGCCAGGGGCGCTTCTGGGCAGGCTCGGTCGTGACGCCCCGCACCCATCCCGACGCTGCGCTGTGGCGGCTGGAAGCGCTGGCGCACGGTGGTTACGCGGTGGAGTGCATGGCGGGCGACAACTTCACCGCCAATGGCCTGGCGTTCAGCCCCGACGACCGGTTCATGTATTGGTCCAACACCCCCGAACACCGCATCGACCAGTTTGCGTTCAATGCGCAAACCGGCACTATCACCCACCGCCAGCCGTGGGTGCAATTTGAGCGCAAGGTAGATGGCAAGCCTTACGGGGGGCGGCCTGACGGCGCGGCGGTGGACGTGCAGGGCAACTACTGGGTCGCCATGTACGAAGGGGCCTGCGTGCTGCAACTCTCCCCCAGCGGCAGCGTGCTGCAGCGCATGACCACGCCCGTCGAATGCCCCACGATGGTGTGTTTTGGCGGGGACGACCTGTGCACGCTTTATGTCACGTCGGCACGCAGTGGGCGGCCGCAGGCAGAGCTGGAGGCACCGACTCCGGCAGGCTCGCTGTTCAGCGCGCGCGTGGAAGTCGCCGGTCTGCCCGTGAACTTCTTCCCCATGGGTGTGGCGTAA
- the edd gene encoding phosphogluconate dehydratase: protein MHSVVARVTARIIQRSAPTRSAYLAGVDAMIHRKPAQDRMGCANLAHAYAALPGAEKFKIAVEKAPTIGVVTAYNDMLSAHQPYHSFPALLRDEAARHNATVQVAGGVPAMCDGVTQGTPGMELSLFSRDVIAMATAVALSHDVFDGALLLGVCDKIVPGLLIGALHYGHLPCVFVPAGPMGTGLSNKDKSKVREQYAQGLVGRDELLKAESAAYHSPGTCTFYGTANSNQMLLEAMGLHVPGAAFAPPGSEEREAFTRQAVRTVLDIGKRGQRFTPIGHLVNEHCIVNAMVALLATGGSTNHLIHWVAIARSAGILIDWTDFDELSAAVPLLARVYPNGDADVNQFEAAGGPPWILRELLNNGLMHPDVLSVNAGGIAAGGQSAPAVSGDASVLRPVSQPFSATGGLRLLQGRLGRAVIKVSAVPDDRHVIEAPARVFDSQEALLAAFSAGDVQQDMVAVVRFQGPQANGMPELHKLTPPLAVLQNQGFKVALVTDGRMSGASGKVPAAIHVTPEALAGGPLALVRDGDIVRVDAVAGRLDVLVDEAEWAARTPAPHTPASQTGFGRELFTNFRRNAGGAEQGACTWL from the coding sequence ATGCACTCAGTCGTAGCGCGCGTGACGGCGCGCATCATTCAGCGCAGTGCGCCCACCCGCTCGGCCTACCTTGCCGGCGTGGACGCCATGATTCACCGCAAACCAGCACAAGACCGCATGGGTTGTGCCAACCTGGCGCATGCATACGCTGCCTTGCCGGGCGCCGAGAAATTCAAGATCGCCGTGGAGAAGGCGCCCACTATTGGCGTGGTGACGGCCTACAACGACATGTTGTCGGCCCACCAGCCGTACCACAGCTTCCCTGCGCTGTTGCGCGACGAAGCGGCGCGGCACAACGCCACGGTGCAGGTCGCCGGCGGCGTGCCCGCCATGTGTGATGGTGTCACGCAGGGCACGCCGGGCATGGAGCTGTCCTTGTTCTCGCGCGATGTCATCGCCATGGCCACTGCGGTGGCGCTGTCCCACGATGTGTTTGATGGTGCACTGCTGCTGGGGGTGTGCGACAAGATCGTGCCGGGCCTGCTGATTGGCGCGCTGCACTATGGGCATCTGCCCTGCGTTTTTGTGCCTGCCGGGCCCATGGGCACGGGCCTGTCGAACAAGGACAAATCCAAGGTGCGCGAGCAATATGCGCAAGGCTTGGTGGGCCGCGACGAGTTGCTCAAGGCCGAATCCGCCGCGTACCACAGCCCCGGCACCTGCACCTTCTACGGCACGGCCAACAGCAACCAGATGCTGCTCGAAGCGATGGGCCTGCACGTGCCGGGCGCGGCCTTTGCGCCGCCGGGCTCCGAAGAGCGCGAAGCCTTCACCCGGCAGGCGGTGCGCACGGTGCTGGACATCGGCAAACGTGGCCAGCGCTTTACCCCCATTGGTCATTTGGTGAATGAGCACTGCATCGTCAACGCCATGGTGGCGTTGCTCGCAACGGGCGGCTCCACCAACCACCTGATTCACTGGGTGGCCATTGCACGCAGCGCCGGCATCCTGATCGACTGGACGGATTTCGACGAGCTCTCGGCGGCGGTGCCGCTGCTCGCCCGCGTTTATCCCAATGGCGATGCCGATGTGAATCAGTTTGAGGCCGCAGGCGGGCCCCCATGGATTTTGCGCGAGCTGTTGAACAATGGCCTGATGCATCCCGACGTGCTCAGTGTGAATGCAGGCGGCATTGCCGCCGGGGGGCAGAGTGCCCCGGCCGTGTCGGGTGATGCCTCCGTGCTGCGGCCGGTGAGCCAGCCGTTTTCTGCCACCGGTGGCCTTCGCCTCTTGCAAGGGCGCCTTGGCCGCGCGGTGATCAAAGTGTCGGCCGTGCCCGATGACCGGCATGTGATCGAAGCGCCCGCTCGTGTTTTTGACTCGCAGGAGGCGTTGCTTGCCGCGTTCAGCGCGGGCGATGTGCAGCAGGATATGGTGGCGGTGGTGCGGTTCCAGGGCCCGCAGGCCAATGGCATGCCCGAGTTGCACAAGCTCACGCCCCCCCTGGCCGTGCTGCAGAACCAGGGTTTCAAGGTGGCGCTGGTCACCGATGGCCGCATGAGCGGTGCGTCTGGCAAGGTGCCGGCGGCCATCCACGTCACGCCCGAAGCGCTCGCTGGTGGGCCACTGGCGCTGGTGCGCGACGGTGACATCGTGCGGGTCGACGCTGTGGCCGGCAGACTGGACGTCCTGGTCGATGAGGCCGAATGGGCCGCACGCACACCGGCGCCCCACACACCGGCCTCCCAAACCGGCTTTGGCCGTGAACTTTTCACTAACTTTCGCCGCAACGCTGGCGGTGCTGAACAAGGAGCCTGCACATGGCTGTAA
- the eda gene encoding bifunctional 4-hydroxy-2-oxoglutarate aldolase/2-dehydro-3-deoxy-phosphogluconate aldolase: MAVNPPGATAMNPLDIASHGPVIPVIVIDRLQDALPLAQALLAGGVKVLEVTLRTAAGLPAIEAIARHLPEAVVGVGTVLNADDARRASEAGARFAVSPGYTSEVGSACKSLHLPLLPGVSTSSEIMRALADGFSFLKLFPAEAVGGIPLLKSWASPFGQVSFCPTGGINTTTAPRYLELPNVRCVGGSWLTPAQAVREGNWAHITQLARETHALRAA, translated from the coding sequence ATGGCTGTAAACCCACCTGGCGCAACCGCCATGAATCCGCTAGACATCGCCAGCCACGGGCCGGTGATTCCCGTCATCGTGATTGACCGTCTGCAGGACGCGTTGCCCTTGGCGCAAGCGCTGTTGGCCGGGGGGGTGAAGGTGTTGGAGGTGACGCTGCGCACCGCAGCCGGCCTGCCAGCAATTGAAGCCATTGCGCGCCATTTGCCCGAAGCCGTGGTGGGCGTGGGCACCGTGCTCAATGCCGATGACGCACGCCGCGCCAGCGAAGCCGGTGCCCGCTTTGCGGTGAGCCCTGGCTACACCTCTGAAGTCGGCAGCGCCTGCAAGAGCCTGCACCTGCCCCTGTTGCCTGGCGTGTCCACGTCCAGCGAAATCATGAGGGCGCTGGCCGATGGTTTCTCGTTCCTGAAGCTGTTCCCTGCTGAAGCCGTGGGTGGCATCCCGCTGCTCAAGTCGTGGGCGAGTCCCTTTGGCCAGGTGAGCTTTTGCCCCACAGGGGGCATCAACACGACCACGGCACCCCGATACCTTGAATTGCCCAACGTGCGTTGCGTGGGGGGGTCATGGCTCACGCCGGCGCAAGCCGTGCGAGAAGGCAATTGGGCGCATATCACCCAGCTCGCGCGCGAAACCCACGCCTTGCGCGCCGCCTGA
- a CDS encoding DUF2894 domain-containing protein: MSDSTLESLRSEGAHQHDPVRFRYLETLDRRMRLQPAAVQVLLERKLHEALVAYQHDARTLQAAPNHAQNHAPKPPAENGLSQLNRDLNTRARADANQALVDGTQSMSDLRSVRQFSEVWSKISAEKQVTQALHAGPENAGPLNSHKLMLRSLNLMRTLSPDYLRHFWAQMDSLLWMERMNAGFAAPSAKPARQGRTKLKL, encoded by the coding sequence ATGAGTGACTCAACGCTGGAGTCCTTGCGGTCCGAAGGCGCTCATCAACACGATCCTGTGCGTTTTCGCTACCTCGAAACACTGGATCGCAGAATGCGCTTGCAACCGGCGGCCGTGCAAGTGCTGCTGGAGCGCAAGCTGCACGAAGCGCTTGTCGCGTACCAACATGACGCCCGCACGCTCCAGGCCGCACCAAACCACGCACAGAACCACGCACCGAAGCCCCCCGCAGAGAACGGCTTGTCCCAGCTCAATCGTGACTTGAACACACGCGCGCGCGCCGATGCCAACCAAGCGCTGGTGGATGGTACGCAGAGCATGTCCGACCTGCGCAGCGTGCGCCAATTCAGCGAGGTCTGGTCGAAAATTTCAGCAGAAAAGCAGGTGACACAGGCCTTGCACGCTGGGCCTGAAAACGCGGGGCCGCTCAATTCGCACAAACTCATGTTGCGCTCTTTGAACCTGATGCGCACGCTCTCGCCAGACTATCTGCGGCACTTTTGGGCGCAGATGGACAGCCTTTTATGGATGGAGCGGATGAACGCAGGCTTTGCCGCACCCTCGGCGAAACCTGCGCGCCAAGGCCGCACCAAGCTCAAGCTGTGA
- a CDS encoding OmpA family protein, translating to MTGMDDTLDDATEQTAPVWAVFGDLMAGLLGAFVLILVGVLVVQIDLVASLKQEVEKRQMEEKRRMALEKALAIPLASGRVTVNNGRIGISGSVLFSTGSADLRAEGRQLLESLVPPLQVYLRERDEMLMVSGFTDNTTLLRGPNQRFADNLELSAQRALTVARALIDVGMPSSQVFAAAFGAEQPVADNVDEHGRAKNRRVEMAPVPKAAHLKNSNTTTPHE from the coding sequence ATGACCGGCATGGACGACACACTGGACGATGCCACCGAACAGACCGCCCCGGTGTGGGCCGTTTTCGGTGACCTCATGGCGGGCCTGCTGGGCGCTTTTGTGCTCATCCTGGTGGGCGTTCTGGTGGTACAGATCGACCTGGTGGCCAGTTTGAAGCAGGAAGTCGAAAAGCGCCAGATGGAGGAAAAGCGCAGGATGGCGCTCGAAAAGGCGCTCGCGATCCCACTGGCCAGCGGCCGAGTGACTGTCAACAATGGCCGCATCGGCATCAGTGGCAGCGTGTTGTTTTCCACGGGCTCCGCAGACCTTCGCGCTGAAGGCCGCCAACTGCTGGAGAGCCTGGTGCCGCCTTTGCAGGTCTATCTGCGCGAACGCGACGAGATGCTGATGGTGAGCGGCTTCACCGACAATACCACCTTGCTGCGCGGCCCCAATCAGCGCTTCGCGGACAACCTGGAGTTGTCGGCACAACGGGCACTGACCGTGGCCCGCGCACTGATTGACGTGGGCATGCCGTCCTCCCAGGTGTTTGCAGCGGCTTTTGGCGCGGAACAACCCGTGGCGGACAACGTGGATGAGCATGGACGCGCAAAAAACCGCCGCGTCGAGATGGCGCCGGTGCCCAAAGCTGCCCACCTGAAAAATTCAAACACTACCACGCCCCATGAGTGA